In a genomic window of Wyeomyia smithii strain HCP4-BCI-WySm-NY-G18 chromosome 1, ASM2978416v1, whole genome shotgun sequence:
- the LOC129732478 gene encoding probable elongation factor 1-delta isoform X2: MISPMACEKFWVDKSNYDNAEKKCHEYLAQINSFPAQCTLASEISKARQHIKNSLERMDGIAALAASPGAELLDRLSTVEKENEKLRSVIDGLNNLVIDLHARVKALESGSKTVPTQTTLKSSAPVPARKAPTAAVTTDDADDDDVDLFGSDEEEEDKAAADLREKRLAEYAAKKSKKPVLIAKSNVILDIKPWDDETDMKQMENEVRKITMDGLLLGASKLVPLAYGIHKLQLSCVIEDDKVSVDELQEKIEKIEDYVQSVDIAAFNKI, from the exons ATGATTTCCCCAATGGCTTGCGAAAAGTTCTGGGTAGATAAATCCAACTACGATAATGCCGAGAAAAAATGCCACGAATACTTGGCTCAA ATAAACTCGTTTCCAGCACAATGTACTTTGGCATCAGAGATTTCGAAAGCTAGGCAGCACATCAAAAATTCCTTAGAGCGA ATGGATGGTATTGCAGCCCTTGCCGCTAGTCCGGGTGCTGAACTTCTTGATCGTTTGTCTACCGTAGAGAAGGAGAATGAAAAACTGCGTTCAGTCATCGATGGTTTAAACAATCTCGTTATCGATCTGCATGCACGTGTTAAGGCATTAGAATCCGGATCAAAAACTGTCCCCACACAGACAACGTTGAAAAGTTCAGCTCCAGTACCGGCTAGAAAAGCTCCAACAGCCGCAGTGACTACCgacgatgctgatgatgatgacgtAGACCTGTTTGGTTCAGATGAAGAGGAAGAAGATAAGGCTGCAGCTGATTTACGGGAGAAACGTCTGGCCGAATATGCAGCTAAAAAGTCGAAAAAACCCGTCCTGATTGCAAAGTCTAATGTTATTCTCGACATAAAACCATGGGACGATGAAACAGATATGAAACAAATGGAGAATGAAGTCCGGAAGATCACCATGGATGGGTTATTATTGGGAGCTTCCAAATTAGTTCCACTAGCATATGGAATTCACAAATTACAGTTGTCATGTGTTATTGAAGATGACAAAGTGTCAGTTGACGAACTACAagaaaagatagaaaaaatagaAGACTACGTCCAAAGTGTGGATATCGCTGCgttcaataaaatttaa
- the LOC129723043 gene encoding WD repeat-containing protein 36 isoform X2 → MRGSVIFQPNRSLGYVSNHIPAYVRYVEKRNENVITTCIGKSFHVYAANGFLTYVAAGCTIYGWRSSNQLRKIYRGHEKRVHLLLPFGKHLLSIDEANLMKIWFVGTQEVYLEVPLNKEQFDVSALMHPASYKNKVLLGSTQGGLQLWNIKSAKLVHSFKNMDSPVSVLEQAPAIDVAAVGLKNGRIILINLKYEQNIIELSQDWGSVTGIAFRTDGHPIMITSSVNGQVTSWNLEEHVIMSTFQAHDDSVTTLKCFANEPLLLTTSPDNSMKLWIFDLPDGGARLLRIREGHGAPPTCIRYHGSSGKFILSAGEDSSLRIFSTVSETLNKSLGKASYNRKASKKLRKKVDPFQMPPICFFTSETTRDKEWDSIAAAHYGIIQVTTWSFDKCRMGELKLVPEMFRNKNRTDFGVSVTALCLSHCGNFVIIGYSSGHLERFNIQSGIHRASYGKPPAHESNVRGVTIDNLNQFIVSGGADGFMKWWHFKHNVNQAVFCLQLSEPILLFNTHREGAMISVALEDFSISIVDFDSRVIVRTFQSHKGPITDMCFSPDNRWLVSASKDCTIKVWDIPSSYLIDHFRMPQICTSLSFSPSGDFLAMAFVDCKGIYLWANKTLFSHVSLRSINTTTEAPLMDLCAVVSQEKDTVSELGELIETIDLNYESPPQLSKDLITMSDSVASRWQNLLNLDVIKKRNRPRVAPQKPKAAPFFLPTVSGLEFSFDVNKDQQTTGDDGSQLSKVTRIEQLSSLGKLLKTCDKHNFLEPVEFLSNLGPSMVDYEISNICPMDDSSESISTLVSFMNLIIFVLESNEKFELGQSWLSLFLKHHGRIVVKQPALKTTLVQLEQVQAKGWKVLEEKLLYGIGVVSSLRNFNV, encoded by the exons ATGAGAGGAAGTGTGATTTTTCAACCAAACCGTAGCCTTGGATATGTTAGTAATCATATCCCGGCATATGTGCGATATGTGGAAAAGCGCAACGAAAATGTTATAACGACTTGCATCGGAAAATCTTTCCATGTATATGCTGCAA ATGGCTTTTTAACTTATGTTGCCGCTGGATGTACAATTTACGGCTGGCGCTCTAGCAACCAGTTGCGCAAAATTTATAGAGGCCATGAAAAAAGAGTTCATCTGTTACTTCCCTTCGGGAAACATTTACTATCTATCGATGAAGCCAATTTGATGAAAATATGGTTTGTTGGTACACAAGAAGTTTACCTCGAAGTTCCTTTAAATAAGGAACAGTTTGATGTGTCAGCGCTTATGCACCCCGCATCGTACAAAAACAAAGTGTTACTTGGAAGCACACAGGGAGGCTTGCAACTCTGGAACATTAAGAGCGCTAAGTTAGTACATTCATTCAAAAATATGGACAGTCCGGTGTCTGTGCTGGAACAGGCCCCAGCTATTGATGTAGCAGCTGTTGGTTTAAAGAATGGCAGAATTATCCTTATAAACCTGAAATATGAACAGAATATAATTGAATTGAGCCAAGACTGGGGATCGGTGACAGGAATTGCATTTCGCACGGATGGTCATCCTATCATGATCACTTCTAGTGTCAATGGTCAGGTCACGTCCTGGAATTTGGAAGAACATGTAATAATGTCTACGTTTCAAGCTCACGACGATTCTGTTACCACTCTTAAATGCTTCGCGAATGAGCCATTGTTATTGACTACTTCTCCAGACAACTCCATGAAATTATGGATATTTGACTTGCCAGATGGTGGAGCCAGGCTATTGCGAATCCGAGAAGGTCATGGAGCACCCCCAACATGTATTCGATATCATGGTTCCTCAGGAAAGTTCATTTTATCAGCTGGAGAGGACTCTTCTTTACGTATTTTCAGCACTGTTTCTGAAACATTGAACAAAAGTTTGGGAAAAGCTAGCTACAATCGCAAAGCATCTAAAAAACTCCGTAAAAAGGTAGATCCTTTCCAAATGCCTCCAATTTGCTTTTTTACATCAGAAACCACACGCGATAAGGAGTGGGACAGTATCGCAGCTGCACATTATGGAATTATTCAAGTAACAACGTGGTCTTTCGATAAATGTCGTATGGGTGAGCTGAAACTTGTACCAGAGATGTTTCGTAATAAGAACCGTACCGATTTTGGAGTGTCTGTCACAGCCCTATGCTTGAGCCACTGTGGAAACTTTGTCATTATCGGCTACTCGAGTGGTCACTTAGAGCGATTCAATATTCAAAGCGGAATTCATCGGGCAAGCTATGGTAAACCCCCTGCACACGAAAGTAATGTGCGTGGTGTTACTATCGACAATCTGAATCAGTTTATAGTATCAGGAGGAGCAGATGGATTCATGAAATGGTGGCATTTCAAGCAtaacg ttAACCAGGCTGTGTTCTGTCTTCAATTGAGCGAACCAATATTACTGTTTAACACACATCGTGAAGGAGCTATGATATCCGTGGCATTAGAGGATTTTTCCATATCAATTGTGGACTTTGATAGTCGCGTTATTGTGCGTACGTTTCAAAGTCACAAAGGTCCAATAACAGATATGTGTTTCTCCCCGGATAATCGTTGGCTTGTATCAGCCAGCAAAGATTGCACTATTAAAGTGTGGGATATACCATCATCCTATTTAATAGACCATTTTCGGATGCCACAAATTTGTACTTCGTTGTCGTTTTCTCCATCAGGAGATTTTCTTGCTATGGCTTTCGTTGACTGTAAAGGAATCTATTTATGGGCGAATAAAACACTGTTTTCGCATGTTTCATTGCGTTCTATAAACACGACGACTGAAGCTCCCCTAATGGATTTATGTGCAGTTGTATCTCAAGAAAAAGATACTGTCAGTGAATTGGGAGAATTAATTGAAACTATTGATCTTAATTATGAGAGCCCTCCACAACTATCTAAAGATTTAATCACAATGTCTGATTCAGTTGCATCCCGGTGGCAGAACCTACTCAATTTGGATgtcataaaaaaaagaaatcggcCCAGAGTAGCCCCACAAAAGCCAAAAGCAGCGCCATTTTTCCTGCCCACAGTATCAGGGTTAGAATTTTCGTTCGATGTAAATAAAGATCAACAGACAACAGGGGACGATGGCTCACAGTTATCAAAAGTAACGCGTATTGAACAATTGTCAAGTCTTGGTAAACTACTTAAAACCTGCGATAAACACAATTTTCTGGAACCTGTCGAATTTCTCAGCAATTTAGGTCCATCAATGGTGGACTATGAAATTTCCAACATATGCCCAATGGATGATAGTAGTGAAAGTATCTCAACGCTAGTTTCTTTTATGAACTTGATTATATTCGTACTGGAAAGTAATGAAAAGTTTGAACTTGGGCAAAGTTGGTTAAGTTTATTTCTGAAACACCACGGACGAATCGTTGTAAAACAGCCTGCGTTAAAGACAACGTTGGTACAACTTGAGCAGGTACAAGCCAAAGGATGGAAGGTATTAGAGGAAAAACTGTTGTATGGAATAGGTGTTGTGAGTAGTTTACGTAATTTCAACGTTTAA
- the LOC129723043 gene encoding WD repeat-containing protein 36 isoform X1 encodes MRGSVIFQPNRSLGYVSNHIPAYVRYVEKRNENVITTCIGKSFHVYAASSFRLVRVGGLHTEGISCIAADGFLTYVAAGCTIYGWRSSNQLRKIYRGHEKRVHLLLPFGKHLLSIDEANLMKIWFVGTQEVYLEVPLNKEQFDVSALMHPASYKNKVLLGSTQGGLQLWNIKSAKLVHSFKNMDSPVSVLEQAPAIDVAAVGLKNGRIILINLKYEQNIIELSQDWGSVTGIAFRTDGHPIMITSSVNGQVTSWNLEEHVIMSTFQAHDDSVTTLKCFANEPLLLTTSPDNSMKLWIFDLPDGGARLLRIREGHGAPPTCIRYHGSSGKFILSAGEDSSLRIFSTVSETLNKSLGKASYNRKASKKLRKKVDPFQMPPICFFTSETTRDKEWDSIAAAHYGIIQVTTWSFDKCRMGELKLVPEMFRNKNRTDFGVSVTALCLSHCGNFVIIGYSSGHLERFNIQSGIHRASYGKPPAHESNVRGVTIDNLNQFIVSGGADGFMKWWHFKHNVNQAVFCLQLSEPILLFNTHREGAMISVALEDFSISIVDFDSRVIVRTFQSHKGPITDMCFSPDNRWLVSASKDCTIKVWDIPSSYLIDHFRMPQICTSLSFSPSGDFLAMAFVDCKGIYLWANKTLFSHVSLRSINTTTEAPLMDLCAVVSQEKDTVSELGELIETIDLNYESPPQLSKDLITMSDSVASRWQNLLNLDVIKKRNRPRVAPQKPKAAPFFLPTVSGLEFSFDVNKDQQTTGDDGSQLSKVTRIEQLSSLGKLLKTCDKHNFLEPVEFLSNLGPSMVDYEISNICPMDDSSESISTLVSFMNLIIFVLESNEKFELGQSWLSLFLKHHGRIVVKQPALKTTLVQLEQVQAKGWKVLEEKLLYGIGVVSSLRNFNV; translated from the exons ATGAGAGGAAGTGTGATTTTTCAACCAAACCGTAGCCTTGGATATGTTAGTAATCATATCCCGGCATATGTGCGATATGTGGAAAAGCGCAACGAAAATGTTATAACGACTTGCATCGGAAAATCTTTCCATGTATATGCTGCAAGTAGCTTCCGTTTGGTGCGGGTTGGCGGTTTACATACTGAAGGTATATCATGTATTGCAGCAGATGGCTTTTTAACTTATGTTGCCGCTGGATGTACAATTTACGGCTGGCGCTCTAGCAACCAGTTGCGCAAAATTTATAGAGGCCATGAAAAAAGAGTTCATCTGTTACTTCCCTTCGGGAAACATTTACTATCTATCGATGAAGCCAATTTGATGAAAATATGGTTTGTTGGTACACAAGAAGTTTACCTCGAAGTTCCTTTAAATAAGGAACAGTTTGATGTGTCAGCGCTTATGCACCCCGCATCGTACAAAAACAAAGTGTTACTTGGAAGCACACAGGGAGGCTTGCAACTCTGGAACATTAAGAGCGCTAAGTTAGTACATTCATTCAAAAATATGGACAGTCCGGTGTCTGTGCTGGAACAGGCCCCAGCTATTGATGTAGCAGCTGTTGGTTTAAAGAATGGCAGAATTATCCTTATAAACCTGAAATATGAACAGAATATAATTGAATTGAGCCAAGACTGGGGATCGGTGACAGGAATTGCATTTCGCACGGATGGTCATCCTATCATGATCACTTCTAGTGTCAATGGTCAGGTCACGTCCTGGAATTTGGAAGAACATGTAATAATGTCTACGTTTCAAGCTCACGACGATTCTGTTACCACTCTTAAATGCTTCGCGAATGAGCCATTGTTATTGACTACTTCTCCAGACAACTCCATGAAATTATGGATATTTGACTTGCCAGATGGTGGAGCCAGGCTATTGCGAATCCGAGAAGGTCATGGAGCACCCCCAACATGTATTCGATATCATGGTTCCTCAGGAAAGTTCATTTTATCAGCTGGAGAGGACTCTTCTTTACGTATTTTCAGCACTGTTTCTGAAACATTGAACAAAAGTTTGGGAAAAGCTAGCTACAATCGCAAAGCATCTAAAAAACTCCGTAAAAAGGTAGATCCTTTCCAAATGCCTCCAATTTGCTTTTTTACATCAGAAACCACACGCGATAAGGAGTGGGACAGTATCGCAGCTGCACATTATGGAATTATTCAAGTAACAACGTGGTCTTTCGATAAATGTCGTATGGGTGAGCTGAAACTTGTACCAGAGATGTTTCGTAATAAGAACCGTACCGATTTTGGAGTGTCTGTCACAGCCCTATGCTTGAGCCACTGTGGAAACTTTGTCATTATCGGCTACTCGAGTGGTCACTTAGAGCGATTCAATATTCAAAGCGGAATTCATCGGGCAAGCTATGGTAAACCCCCTGCACACGAAAGTAATGTGCGTGGTGTTACTATCGACAATCTGAATCAGTTTATAGTATCAGGAGGAGCAGATGGATTCATGAAATGGTGGCATTTCAAGCAtaacg ttAACCAGGCTGTGTTCTGTCTTCAATTGAGCGAACCAATATTACTGTTTAACACACATCGTGAAGGAGCTATGATATCCGTGGCATTAGAGGATTTTTCCATATCAATTGTGGACTTTGATAGTCGCGTTATTGTGCGTACGTTTCAAAGTCACAAAGGTCCAATAACAGATATGTGTTTCTCCCCGGATAATCGTTGGCTTGTATCAGCCAGCAAAGATTGCACTATTAAAGTGTGGGATATACCATCATCCTATTTAATAGACCATTTTCGGATGCCACAAATTTGTACTTCGTTGTCGTTTTCTCCATCAGGAGATTTTCTTGCTATGGCTTTCGTTGACTGTAAAGGAATCTATTTATGGGCGAATAAAACACTGTTTTCGCATGTTTCATTGCGTTCTATAAACACGACGACTGAAGCTCCCCTAATGGATTTATGTGCAGTTGTATCTCAAGAAAAAGATACTGTCAGTGAATTGGGAGAATTAATTGAAACTATTGATCTTAATTATGAGAGCCCTCCACAACTATCTAAAGATTTAATCACAATGTCTGATTCAGTTGCATCCCGGTGGCAGAACCTACTCAATTTGGATgtcataaaaaaaagaaatcggcCCAGAGTAGCCCCACAAAAGCCAAAAGCAGCGCCATTTTTCCTGCCCACAGTATCAGGGTTAGAATTTTCGTTCGATGTAAATAAAGATCAACAGACAACAGGGGACGATGGCTCACAGTTATCAAAAGTAACGCGTATTGAACAATTGTCAAGTCTTGGTAAACTACTTAAAACCTGCGATAAACACAATTTTCTGGAACCTGTCGAATTTCTCAGCAATTTAGGTCCATCAATGGTGGACTATGAAATTTCCAACATATGCCCAATGGATGATAGTAGTGAAAGTATCTCAACGCTAGTTTCTTTTATGAACTTGATTATATTCGTACTGGAAAGTAATGAAAAGTTTGAACTTGGGCAAAGTTGGTTAAGTTTATTTCTGAAACACCACGGACGAATCGTTGTAAAACAGCCTGCGTTAAAGACAACGTTGGTACAACTTGAGCAGGTACAAGCCAAAGGATGGAAGGTATTAGAGGAAAAACTGTTGTATGGAATAGGTGTTGTGAGTAGTTTACGTAATTTCAACGTTTAA
- the LOC129732478 gene encoding probable elongation factor 1-delta isoform X1, translating into MISPMACEKFWVDKSNYDNAEKKCHEYLAQLSFDEKSVHSTIKTEPTTEMFAKDSSSLIAVEPMEQAKLKKDKKKNRKNKKDASQSPDPVQVLTSAMPIQTISVMAENDLGEQSKKQKVKKNKKNKPCQEVQHSTENKVQKENAKNLKEKENLAHKMCDNITEELSKINSFPAQCTLASEISKARQHIKNSLERMDGIAALAASPGAELLDRLSTVEKENEKLRSVIDGLNNLVIDLHARVKALESGSKTVPTQTTLKSSAPVPARKAPTAAVTTDDADDDDVDLFGSDEEEEDKAAADLREKRLAEYAAKKSKKPVLIAKSNVILDIKPWDDETDMKQMENEVRKITMDGLLLGASKLVPLAYGIHKLQLSCVIEDDKVSVDELQEKIEKIEDYVQSVDIAAFNKI; encoded by the exons ATGATTTCCCCAATGGCTTGCGAAAAGTTCTGGGTAGATAAATCCAACTACGATAATGCCGAGAAAAAATGCCACGAATACTTGGCTCAA CTATCATTCGATGAAAAATCGGTACATTCAACAATAAAGACAGAGCCTACAACGGAAATGTTTGCAAAGGATTCATCATCACTTATCGCTGTAGAACCCATGGAACAGGCGAAGTTAAAGAAGGACAAAAAAAAGaacaggaaaaataaaaaggatGCATCTCAATCTCCGGATCCAGTTCAGGTTTTAACCTCGGCAATGCCAATACAAACAATATCTGTCATGGCAGAGAATGATTTGGGAGAACAATCCAAGAagcaaaaggtaaaaaaaaacaagaaaaataagcCATGCCAGGAAGTACAACACAGTACTGAAAATAAAGTACAGAAGGAAAATGCTAAGAACCTGAAGGAGAAAGAAAACTTAGCTCACAAAATGTGCGATAACATTACGGAAGAGTTAAGCAAG ATAAACTCGTTTCCAGCACAATGTACTTTGGCATCAGAGATTTCGAAAGCTAGGCAGCACATCAAAAATTCCTTAGAGCGA ATGGATGGTATTGCAGCCCTTGCCGCTAGTCCGGGTGCTGAACTTCTTGATCGTTTGTCTACCGTAGAGAAGGAGAATGAAAAACTGCGTTCAGTCATCGATGGTTTAAACAATCTCGTTATCGATCTGCATGCACGTGTTAAGGCATTAGAATCCGGATCAAAAACTGTCCCCACACAGACAACGTTGAAAAGTTCAGCTCCAGTACCGGCTAGAAAAGCTCCAACAGCCGCAGTGACTACCgacgatgctgatgatgatgacgtAGACCTGTTTGGTTCAGATGAAGAGGAAGAAGATAAGGCTGCAGCTGATTTACGGGAGAAACGTCTGGCCGAATATGCAGCTAAAAAGTCGAAAAAACCCGTCCTGATTGCAAAGTCTAATGTTATTCTCGACATAAAACCATGGGACGATGAAACAGATATGAAACAAATGGAGAATGAAGTCCGGAAGATCACCATGGATGGGTTATTATTGGGAGCTTCCAAATTAGTTCCACTAGCATATGGAATTCACAAATTACAGTTGTCATGTGTTATTGAAGATGACAAAGTGTCAGTTGACGAACTACAagaaaagatagaaaaaatagaAGACTACGTCCAAAGTGTGGATATCGCTGCgttcaataaaatttaa